A stretch of Brassica rapa cultivar Chiifu-401-42 chromosome A08, CAAS_Brap_v3.01, whole genome shotgun sequence DNA encodes these proteins:
- the LOC103835407 gene encoding uncharacterized protein LOC103835407 codes for MDVRSPAPVPVGSRRRDNKWSSRWGPDDKEKEKETKVDYNNKDNKEEAQSETQSVIGSLRESETRDKWRPRHRMEQVQSGGPASYRAAPGFGLDKGRSEGPNIGFTVGRGRARGTWSAFFGAGGFLRNESVPGKPAPTCRYVRGKLLDLYRNQKPDRMPIDMEEVDSVTQVALIEPLAFIAPGVEEEESLKGIWKGRITSSEAHTSPGEESLAEESMGETKVDGALLGVMSGDSVSMHNSNSGVLGSHNGGLWGASESDQVSRGSPEAVRSAFDKSSVLDADEPIVTGKLQQPDIEVNHSEGTLPPEEFMFSYIDPQGVIQGPFIGSDIISWFEQGFFGTDLQVRLATAPEGTPFQDLGSVMSYLKTESMQAHINDQIIELEQTSRKANSEIGLSFAPVQESNGSALGHDNVQIQSKSEAYVKPPHVDDRSFLDFSAQDEEIVFPGRARVSGYGSAKSSTSMHDALMGVSGHPAIPVESAKVATQNQNENKLHPFGVLWSELESSSTPVDLLPNRSYDDQKYLDQAQDLDHLTLQLQQQQQQKIQLQHQQQQKIQLQQQQKIQLQQRQLEQEYQLQQKLLQEQQQSHARNLHFQQILQGQTPDSRLGQSHDFHRLNNVDQMLLEQQLMDELQSSGHRSQNFTPYMEQLAAGNFGQLHHEGHQKELLEQLLSEQMQSQYRQMHSQHGHMQSEPIRSLEYQLLQQEQLMRLANGGRQNTLLEELRHIDPQHGQMQSEPIRSLEYQIMQQEQLMQLADRARHNTLLEEHRHIDPLWPSNRNDQLLGAHPGIHRSHSSAGFRPVDFHQQQQRPPFEDHFSHLERNLSYQQQLNQELFEQGLPFERSTSGLNLDAVKGLNLSELRDAQMQSSGRLGNSTPGFSHQNPHIQLGEPHFSEMEPRKERWHGADTQLAGGWPETQFHRSNTEADHHKMRSEMSRVGEDSNSWMVDGHTDEKSKQLFMELLHQRPGHQPLESPSMNRGEPYDRMAASGFGFADHGGRQNASSSFGSHASSDEHVNGLPGDGNYMGSLQRNNSLLSGSIDGGRKNETKDFSNMLGMSKDVNDIRTWNNAPPKKEGAGLMSFEAQDRMGKQAVMDSLVQGEVPVATLGRQSSSSISESYSDNLVGEVRKDRLVVPSHGQVSVLLKRPPSSHSSSPHEGLLEQMSDAANRTAVGNKGSKASFSEMLKNSSSSSSMKKVAAEPSSDPNEGNKGGGGKKKGKKGRQLDPALLGFKVTSNRLMGEIHRADDF; via the exons ATG GACGTTCGATCTCCTGCTCCCGTTCCCGTTGGATCTCGGCGGCGTGATAACAAGTGGTCATCTCGTTGGGGTCCTGACgataaagagaaagagaaagaaaccaAGGTTGACTACAACAACAAGGACAACAAGGAGGAGGCTCAGAGTGAAACTCAATCTGTGATTGGGAGCCTCCGTGAGTCTGAGACTCGTGATAAATGGAGGCCACGTCATCGGATGGAGCAGGTCCAGAGTGGTGGACCAGCTTCTTACCGTGCTGCGCCTGGGTTTGGACTTGATAAAGGACGAAGTGAGGGTCCAAACATAGGGTTCACCGTTGGTCGGGGTAGGGCGAGGGGTACTTGGTCTGCTTTCTTTGGCGCTGGAGGGTTCTTGAGAAACGAAAGCGTTCCTGGTAAACCTGCGCCTACGTGTCGGTATGTGAGGGGGAAGTTGCTTGACTTGTATAGAAACCAGAAGCCTGATAGGATGCCTATTGATATGGAGGAGGTTGATTCTGTAACTCAAGTGGCTTTGATTGAACCTCTTGCTTTTATTGCCCCTGGTGTTGAAGAAGAG gAAAGCCTTAAGGGTATATGGAAGGGTAGGATCACTAGTAGCGAAGCTCACACTTCACCTGGGGAAGAATCTTTAGCTGAGGAGAGTATGG GTGAGACGAAAGTGGATGGTGCTTTGCTAGGGGTTATGAGTGGTGACAGTGTTTCCATGCATAATAGTAATTCAG GAGTACTTGGTAGTCATAATGGAGGCTTGTGGGGTGCTTCTGAAAGTGATCAAGTTTCTCGTGGAAGTCCTGAAGCAGTTAGATCTGCTTTTGATAAATCTTCTGTGTTGGATGCGGATGAACCCATTGTTACGGGAAAGCTGCAGCAACCTGATATTGAAGTGAATCACTCCGAAGGGACTCTGCCACCTGAGGAGTTTATGTTCTCGTACATTGATCCTCAAGGAGTAATACAGGGACCGTTCATTGGATCTGACATTATTTCATGGTTTGAGCAAGGGTTTTTTGGGACTGATCTACAGGTCCGCTTGGCAACTGCTCCAGAAGGGACTCCTTTTCAAGATCTAGGCAGTGTCATGTCGTATTTAAAGACGGAAAGTATGCAAGCCCACATCAATGATCAAATCATCGAGCTAGAACAGACCAGTAGAAAAGCAAATTCGGAGATTGGTTTATCATTTGCACCCGTACAAGAATCTAATGGTTCAGCCTTAGGTCACGATAATGTTCAAATACAGTCTAAATCAGAAGCTTATGTGAAACCACCACATGTTGATGACCGAAGTTTCTTGGACTTCTCTGCTCAAGATGAAG AAATCGTATTCCCAGGAAGAGCAAGAGTTTCTGGTTATGGATCGGCAAAATCCTCTACAAGTATGCATGATGCTTTAATGGGAGTTTCTGGCCACCCTGCTATTCCTGTTGAATCAGCGAAGGTTGCTACTCAAAATCAGAATGAGAACAAGCTGCATCCATTTGGTGTGTTGTGGTCTGAGCTAGAGAGCAGTAGTACACCAGTTGATCTTTTGCCTAACAGATCGTATGATGACCAGAAGTATCTTGATCAAGCTCAGGATTTGGATCATTTAACTCTCCAattgcagcagcagcagcaacaaaaGATTCAGTTGCAACATCAGCAGCAACAGAAGATTCAGCTGCAACAGCAGCAGAAGATTCAGCTACAACAACGTCAACTAGAACAAGAGTACCAATTACAACAGAAGCTCTTACAGGAGCAACAACAGTCCCATGCTCGGAATTTACATTTTCAACAGATTCTTCAAGGACAGACTCCTGATTCGAGACTTGGGCAGTCACATGACTTCCATCGACTCAACAATGTTGATCAGATGTTATTAGAGCAGCAACTAATGGATGAATTGCAGAGTTCTGgccatagatcacaaaattttacacCATACATGGAGCAGCTTGCCGCTGGAAATTTTGGGCAGTTACATCATGAAGGTCATCAAAAAGAGCTACTTGAACAGCTACTTTCCGAACAAATGCAATCTCAATACAGACAGATGCATTCTCAACATGGCCACATGCAATCTGAACCAATACGGTCTTTGGAGTACCAGCTACTACAACAAGAGCAGCTCATGCGATTGGCAAATGGAGGGAGGCAAAATACACTATTGGAGGAACTGAGACATATTGACCCTCAACATGGACAAATGCAGTCTGAACCAATACGGTCTCTGGAGTACCAAATAATGCAGCAAGAGCAGCTCATGCAATTGGCAGATAGAGCGAGGCACAATACGCTATTGGAGGAACATAGACATATTGATCCTCTATGGCCATCCAACCGTAATGATCAGCTTCTAGGAGCTCATCCTGGGATCCACCGTTCACACTCTTCTGCGGGATTTAGACCAGTAGACTTTCATCAACAGCAGCAGAGGCCACCCTTTGAGGATCACTTTAGTCATCTTGAGCGGAACCTTTCATATCAGCAACAACTTAATCAGGAATTATTCGAGCAAGGTCTACCCTTTGAGCGATCTACATCGGGGCTGAATCTGGATGCAGTAAAAGGTCTTAACCTCTCTGAGTTGCGAGATGCCCAGATGCAATCTTCTGGTAGATTAGGAAATTCTACTCCGGGTTTCAGTCATCAGAATCCCCATATACAATTAGGTGAACCTCATTTTTCAGAAATGGAACCAAGGAAAGAACGCTGGCATGGAGCAGATACACAGCTAGCTGGTGGCTGGCCTGAAACTCAATTTCATAGATCAAATACTGAAGCTGACCATCATAAAATGAGGTCAGAAATGAGTAGAGTGGGCGAAGATTCCAACTCATGGATGGTAGATGGACATACAGATGAAAAGTCAAAACAGCTTTTTATGGAGTTGCTTCACCAGAGGCCTGGTCATCAACCTCTCGAGTCACCAAGCATGAATCGTGGGGAACCCTATGACAGGATGGCTGCTTCAGGCTTCGGCTTTGCAGACCATGGTGGTAGACAAAACGCTTCATCTTCTTTTGGGTCGCACGCATCTTCTGATGAACATGTAAACGGATTACCAGGAGATGGGAACTATATGGGATCGTTGCAGCGTAATAATTCATTACTTTCTGGAAGTATCGATGGTGGAAGAAAAAATGAAACTAAAGACTTCAGTAATATGCTTGGTATGAGCAAAGACGTGAATGACATCAGAACGTGGAACAATGCACCACCGAAAAAGGAAGGAGCGGGGTTGATGTCATTTGAAGCACAAGACAGAATGGGAAAGCAAGCAGTAATGGACTCCTTGGTTCAAGGGGAGGTTCCTGTTGCTACGCTTGGCAGACAGTCTTCTTCCAGTATCTCTG AGTCATACAGTGACAACTTGGTTGGAGAAGTTAGAAAGGATAG GTTGGTAGTTCCATCACACGGGCAGGTATCAGTTTTGTTAAAAAGGCCTCCCTCATCGCACTCGTCATCACCGCACGAGGGATTGCTCGAGCAGATGTCCGATGCAGCTAACAGAACAGCAGTGGGAAACAAAGGGTCAAAGGCGTCGTTCAGTGAGATGTTGAAGAATAGTAGTAGCAGTAGCAGCATGAAGAAAGTGGCAGCAGAGCCATCTTCTGATCCAAACGAAGGAAACAAAGGCGGTGGTGGGAAGAAGAAAGGCAAGAAAGGGAGGCAGCTTGATCCAGCTCTTCTCGGTTTCAAAGTCACTAGCAATCGTCTTATGGGTGAAATTCACCGCGCTGATGACTTTTAG
- the LOC103835409 gene encoding stress-associated endoplasmic reticulum protein 2, protein MTTSKRLADRKIEKFDKNITKRGFVPETTTKKGKDYPVGPILLGFFVFVVIGSSLFQIIRTATSGGMA, encoded by the exons ATG ACAACTTCAAAGAGGCTAGCAGACAGGAAGATAGAGAAGTTTGACAAGAACATTACTAAAAGAGGTTTTGTTCCTGAGACCACCACCAAGAAGGGTAAGGACTACCCTGTCGGACCCATCCTCCTCGGCTTCTTTGTCTTCGTCGTCATTGGTTCAT CTCTCTTCCAGATCATCAGGACTGCAACTAGCGGAGGCATGGCATAA
- the LOC103835410 gene encoding nuclear transport factor 2A, whose amino-acid sequence MDPDAVAKAFVEHYYTTFDANRAGLVSLYQEGSMLTFEGQKIQGSQNIVAKLTSLPFQQCKHNITTVDCQPSGPAGGMLVFVSGNLQLAGEQHALKFSQMFHLVSNQGNYYVFNDIFRLNYA is encoded by the exons ATGGATCCAGACGCAGTGGCCAAGGCTTTCGTGGAGCACTACTACACCACCTTCGACGCGAATCGCGCGGGCTTGGTTTCTCTCTACCAGGAAGGATCCATGCTGACCTTCGAAGGGCAGAAGATCCAGGGCTCTCAGAACATCGTCGCCAAGCTCACCAGCCTCCCTTTCCAGCAGTGCAAGCACAACATCACCACCGTCGATTGCCAGCCCTCTGGTCCCGCCGGCGGTATGCTCGTCTTCGTCTCCGGAAACCTCCAGCTCGCTGGCGAGCAGCACGCTCTCAAGTTCAGCCAG ATGTTCCATTTGGTGTCGAATCAGGGAAACTACTACGTGTTCAACGACATATTCAGGTTGAACTATGCTTGA
- the LOC103835411 gene encoding uncharacterized protein LOC103835411 has product MRSQRDQDSRAFYDLSALVLSLLRSPPMPISIPDHFPDSPMMRSRSPSMAHISPSGFASLLLGISVALMLCGSVTFFIGFLLLPWVLALIVVLYVAGIVSAISMAGRSILSYVLTPPPSFSSRKDISEWKLL; this is encoded by the exons ATGAGAAGCCAACGAGATCAAGACTCCAGGGCTTTCTACGACCTCTCGGCTCTTGTCCTGAGCCTCCTCCGCTCTCCGCCGATGCCGATTTCAATCCCCGATCACTTCCCTGATTCGCCGATGATGAGGAGTCGGTCGCCTTCGATGGCTCATATATCTCCCTCGGGGTTCGCGTCGCTGCTGCTCGGTATCTCCGTGGCTCTGATGCTGTGTGGATCCGTGACTTTCTTCATCGGCTTCCTCTTGTTGCCTTGGGTTCTGGCTCTCATCGTGGTTCTTTATGTTGCTGGGATCGTCTCCGCCATTTCCATGGCTGGGAGGTCGATCCTCTCTTACGTCTTGACGCCGCCACCTTCTTTTTCATCGAGGAAGGACATTTCTG AATGGAAGCTGTTGTGA